In Cydia strobilella chromosome 8, ilCydStro3.1, whole genome shotgun sequence, one DNA window encodes the following:
- the LOC134743595 gene encoding ommochrome-binding protein-like, which yields MKLIITLALLAAGHAHIIKPACDLLSIQSIIYQKEVLKENVNDPYQMAIDYNTNTLFFSFSAANPITEVDKFEQAYLNLKTNKFHIISGIIGGFAATVDNNNHKVYLGGRNGIYEYDYEADKATHVNPKGYSIWQLFFKDKLYYTAYPQERVYTFEGGNSTIVPELRHTMVQLVALDNDHNMYFSNSSGLFRLNKSDKLIVKLGEYNINSFTADINGNVYFSTPSAFYNIDKKKNVHQLADLDDVFGLVVDGDNFIYGSGDKIIRLTPTTKKNC from the coding sequence ATGAAACTTATAATAACATTGGCGTTGCTGGCTGCAGGCCACGCTCATATTATTAAGCCAGCATGTGACCTGCTCTCCATCCAATCAATTATCTATCAGAAGGAGGTCCTGAAAGAAAACGTAAATGACCCGTACCAGATGGCCATTGACTATAACACCAATACGCTCTTCTTCAGTTTTTCAGCAGCTAACCCAATTACTGAAGTAGATAAGTTTGAGCAAGCGTATTTGAACCTGAAGACTAACAAATTTCACATTATTTCTGGGATCATTGGTGGATTTGCCGCTACTGTCGACAATAATAACCACAAAGTATACCTCGGTGGAAGAAACGGCATCTACGAGTATGATTACGAGGCAGACAAAGCAACCCATGTCAACCCTAAAGGATACAGCATTTGGCAATTGTTCTTCAAGGACAAGCTTTACTACACCGCCTACCCACAAGAAAGAGTGTACACTTTTGAAGGTGGTAACTCAACTATAGTACCTGAACTGAGGCATACGATGGTACAACTGGTAGCTCTTGATAATGACCACAATATGTATTTCTCCAACTCATCTGGTCTATTTCGTTTGAATAAATCTGACAAGTTAATTGTTAAACTAGGTGAATATAACATTAACAGCTTCACGGCAGACATAAATGGTAATGTGTACTTCTCGACGCCTTCTGctttttataatattgataAGAAAAAGAATGTACATCAACTAGCGGATCTTGATGACGTTTTCGGGTTGGTTGTCGACGGGGATAACTTTATTTACGGGTCAGGAGATAAAATTATCAGATTGACTCCCaccactaaaaaaaattgttag